The DNA region cagagaagaaaacacaaagaggaaaactGTAGTCTTTCCAACGTGTCAGGgatagaaaatgtaaaagatacAGCCCATAAACCTTTACATGAGCATAGACAAGAATCAAGTCCAGTAGCATTTTCCCAGAGAACCCAAACACAGCCAATAGCTGGATTACACAATACAGATCGAAGTGGAGACAAAAGCAGTTCTCTTGATAGTGATGAGGACCTAGACACAGCTATTAAAGACCTGCTCAAGACAAAAAAGAAgtcaaagaaaaagacaagagacTTAAAGCGGAAATCAAGCAAGTGCCTCAAGGAGGAAAAAACACTGTTAGCAAATGCTTTACAGTCCAAAAAGTTGAAACCTGATCCTATTTCCATGCACAGTGCTTTGAAAAAGGTTCAAAAGAATAAAGTTGACATGAGAGACAAGTCTACGTTGAGTAAAAAGACAATTTTGCCTCATAAACAAACTAACAAGAGTAAAGAGCATGATATGCTTGAGGatgaaacagagacattcaAAGGAACTGAGGGTCAAGACACCACATTGCTGTACAATACTCAGACTGCTCTTTACATAAAGGAAGACAGCAGTTCAGTAGACAGCGATGACAGCATTGAGCAAGAGATCAGAAGGTTTCTAGCTGAAAAGGCCAAAGTTTccactgcagaaaaaaataaagatggagAGGTGTCAAGTAATGGTACTGTCATGGTTGGTACCCTGATTAAAGAGGAAGACATTAAACAGGAAAATCAGCTGGCTGAAATTCCAAGACAAAGTATCATGTCCCTTTCTGGACGATCTCCTCTAAGTAATCCCGAAAGTAAACCACCTCAAGAGAGACCACAACTTCAAACGCCACTGAGTCTGCTGCCAGACAACTCTACTTTCTATTCTGTCAGTGCACAATCATGTCTGTCCTCAGTCCAGTCCTGCAGCCCCAGTGTTTTGGAGCCAGCAGATGGGGCTGGGGTTGCTAGATCTGAGCAAAGAAGACCTTCAACCGGGAAAGGTAATATCCAGGATGTCACTCCACAGATGGAGAGAGTTCGGCCAGTTTTGAGTACCAGCATTGCTCATTCTCGCTCTGAGTCAATCAAGTGGCGCCAGAGCCTTGGACTCCCCACTAGTGACACAAGAACACTTAATCGAACTCCATTCCTTATCACCTCGTCTAAAATCAGTGAGACTGCATCAGAAACTTCATCATATCAAGGTCGGGGCATAGACCCCAAATCACAGACTCCAGTCACTGTTTGGTCCTCTGCAAGGACCAGCAGAGCACCTTTCGCCTGTTCAACAGAGAAAAGTGTAAATATGTGTCGACCACCTGTTTTGAATCTTTTGTCTGCTGCCAGGCAGCTCCCAGGAATGTCATTTGCACAGAGCCTTGCGCCTGTTCACTGTTTGCAGTGCCCCATAGAAGGAGAAACAAAGAGCATGGTGCACATGTCTAAAGACAAGAGTGTGTTTGTCGAACTTGAATCTGATAGGACCAACCATGTCCAGGTCAGAAGCAGAGAAAGGAGCGAGGGAAAGGACAGAGCAGACCTGCTAAGTGAGATAAAAAGAAAGGACGAGAGCATGAAGATAGATGATAAAGAAGTACATCCagaaagaacagaggaagaATTTATAGACGAGGCAGATAGTGAGTCAGACAACAGGAGAAATCCAGAGAAGAAGCAGGGCTTTTCCACATTGTAAGTATTTCTTTGGCAACTATGTCGCATAGCATCATAATCCAATTTCATTACTTGATTGTGACCTgctaataaatataatgtaggtTATGATCAAGTTCATTTATAGGCTTGAAGGGAATGTTtgtcaataagaaaaacaaaaccggcattttttaaaaatgtgtttgtacatttaTATGGCTATGTAACATCATCATGAAACTTTTTTGTGCTCTGAAGTTAATTCATATCACTGAAACTTTGAAAAGCAATACAGTGACATTTTGGCTCAGGAGGCAGACCGGCATGAGTTGTACcatatattttatgtaataaATAGGCGACCAAAAGAATTTACCTCtcaatatgataaaataaagattaagtCAAAATGCTTGGAAATTAGGgtgtatctttttttaatatacgagtgggacaaaaaaaatgaacaaagttAATCAGAAAAGTACATGCTGTTATTACATAATCTTACGCAATTTACCTGAGGAGGGAGagtttttttatgtgcaaaagTTAAACAGTCTTTATTGCtgatgttactgtaatgtttccaacatttcattcattaggggtattttttaatcatcagttaatttttcaagcaaaaaaacccacatttgttggtttcagcttctcaaatatcaGTATATTCTGAATTTCTTTTTCATAtagcaaattaaatattttggggtttggGACTGTTGTGTCATCCAAAGCAAGACATTAAGAGTATAAGAaattgtgatgggcattttttccacttttttttttaaacatttcaaacaatctGTTAATGAAGAAAATTATTGGTAGATAACCAACATGAAAATAACTCTTTGATTATATTTATCAAAATAACTCAAATTATTGTGGCAAATTAGACAAATTAGAACCAGACCAAAACGCATATTAATTCTCATTTTGAATTGGTTATTTTATCACCCAGAACTTATCTCATATGGATGTGGGAAAATTCTGATCAATTTTATTAATTGGAACTCTGAACAGGCTGGGTTCCTTAAATACTTGTATGCCCTTACAACGTATGAAGCATAATACAGTAAAACTTTTACTTAAGCTATCTAATTTCTCCTATGACAACCATTCACTTTACTCCACACTGTTTAGATGTGGTTGCTTGTGGGGTCAGCTCATACTTGACTCTTTCCCCCTCAAATAGTACCTTCCATTCAGCTTGGAAATGTGTCTCCACTTGATGCCTTACATGAGAACATTTTTTCATCTCGTGCTCCTGGAGCTCTAAATCAGTCCCCTCCTTTTGGTGCTTTTAATGACGATGATGATAATCTCACCTCACCTACATATGCAAGATAACCTTTTTAACTTTTGcacataaatagaaaataaggCAGGGTACGTTTCTAAAACAGGTTATACACatatgtacctttttttttttttaagagtaaTATCAGAATGACAGTGAGTGCCGGAAAACCAAGCAGGGGTGTATTCTTGTATCCTTTCTTAACTACCACAGAGATATTAGAATAATACATTTCCCAACATTATTTCCTTTTCAGACTCCCTTTTCAGAGCCCTTAATTCACTGTGTGGTTTAAATTCATATATGCTTTCATTTGTCAATGAAAGCTGCTACAGCAGTCTTGGACTTATTACCTCTATGACTGAAGTGATGTTCCAGATTCCACAGAAGCCACACATCTACTCgactctgtctctctgtcttacTAGCCTCGATATTTAgtgtgttcatttatttctgtcatgTAAAAGTTTTCTTGAATTTCCTATGTGAAAAAAggctatttatttttgtttatcaaaaaggaaaaaaagttacTGAACATGCTGTGCATTGCCAggttttgtaaatattttgtaagaggtgttttttttcttttactctttcagataaaaaaaaaaccttttgctGTGTCTTTAAAGTGCATCTGTGTAATAAAGAGTGGAATCCAAGCAGTAATGAGTCTTGTTCATTAgtgatatttgttttatttgatattgtAACACTCCTTGTGACTATTGAAAACCCACCATCTTTTAATTGAAGAGCCACACTCACTGGCTTAAAGACTGACCATGAAATAAATGACTGGGTAGGGGTCTGATGCATGTCCTGCTCTGCTTTGCCCAGGTC from Scomber scombrus chromosome 15, fScoSco1.1, whole genome shotgun sequence includes:
- the ppp1r26 gene encoding protein phosphatase 1 regulatory subunit 26, yielding MYLMNVPPVAATHTEWRTCGPPGGYSLPICFNDSDTELSTRGTPISNKVQMIIESLRSTQSSLEMGDEIEGNVLSGQEGHPQVCKVAVGSFVGTKSKTKSPTENQQEGVSSPINHESSDSDSDDSVDRGIEEAILEYLKEKDDHKRKAEPCTPFLQTSKIPRKNPPTPEVSKQNSDSDTFLITTNQFPTSVKIETPSAPAVIPIKKYIKNKAFLNENTFKKLESSKTAKSLQLAKEQTKSPSKTIDLINKIKSPDTIKVEEDSNDSSSDDGIEEAIQRYQLEQKEQQNRRETFKEEESDSTSDDGIEEAIRSYQLEQLKEKSVFKPFLPKQKPISKSIIQAVGSTSMENMKKHKLRKKKNRAEREEKSALPPSVFIPKNTVAESQRGKGNGLLSLKVESFKEQPTPTPPKANTTAELMCAEAILDISKTVMPVDFHHSVSLSSCARSESSLQSSAADNCPDDESDDSSIDSEDGIEQEIRKFLEQKAQMHNKPPNSAVTQEPKSINEPEKMKTKPVVTQKKPPRLSLTQRRKHKEENCSLSNVSGIENVKDTAHKPLHEHRQESSPVAFSQRTQTQPIAGLHNTDRSGDKSSSLDSDEDLDTAIKDLLKTKKKSKKKTRDLKRKSSKCLKEEKTLLANALQSKKLKPDPISMHSALKKVQKNKVDMRDKSTLSKKTILPHKQTNKSKEHDMLEDETETFKGTEGQDTTLLYNTQTALYIKEDSSSVDSDDSIEQEIRRFLAEKAKVSTAEKNKDGEVSSNGTVMVGTLIKEEDIKQENQLAEIPRQSIMSLSGRSPLSNPESKPPQERPQLQTPLSLLPDNSTFYSVSAQSCLSSVQSCSPSVLEPADGAGVARSEQRRPSTGKGNIQDVTPQMERVRPVLSTSIAHSRSESIKWRQSLGLPTSDTRTLNRTPFLITSSKISETASETSSYQGRGIDPKSQTPVTVWSSARTSRAPFACSTEKSVNMCRPPVLNLLSAARQLPGMSFAQSLAPVHCLQCPIEGETKSMVHMSKDKSVFVELESDRTNHVQVRSRERSEGKDRADLLSEIKRKDESMKIDDKEVHPERTEEEFIDEADSESDNRRNPEKKQGFSTL